In Danio rerio strain Tuebingen ecotype United States chromosome 18, GRCz12tu, whole genome shotgun sequence, the genomic window gtttccatccaccaatTTTAATGCTCAGTTTATATCATTGCATAAAAGATGGTACGTTCTTTCACATGACTTGGGACTGTCCCAAATCTtgggacctggggcctcatgtacgaagacttgcgtggaaatcttactaaaacattgcgtacgcacaaagctgtaaatgtgcgtacgcagaaaaaaattcagatgtatgaaacactgcgtacgccgaatctcacgcatattcttttgtacatctgaatgaacgtgaaactgagcgcaacatgcacgagcacaaaacccctccctgcctcctcccccgtatgaatatgctaatgactatgctaatggcaaaacccaacgaaaaagcaacggcaaaagcaagcaaaaagagaaactttgaacagaatgtgaagtggaggtgctgctttcggaggtagaccggagaaaagcggtgttatttgcaagtttgttctccggaattaacaacaaaagaaaaaaatagagtgggagaatttagctgatacggttaacacagttgggtctgaacatcgcactgagtgcatttaaaaaaaacagtgtggtttatatctggaAACTGCTGCAAGttccttagcagtctcagtggcgcacttcataagacgcatgtgatcatgaattgacacgttcgagcataaactcggctcgaatccagcgtctgatgaactctttcttcttttttcctcgctacatatcagattttgcccactatttatcacaagaaagacaagtaggaatcatcaataagttcatatcaataagcatcataattttttttttttgcacatttattgaatggaaatgtttctgattcacgcatgcaaattcatcttcagatagtgtctttatagcaatgtgcgtgcagtagatcgctcagattacattgggaaaacaggcgactgctgcaaattgtgctttaatgtttagctggtcaaatgtatggtatggaaatcttatatacctgctgaacccgtctcatacagctgccattgcaaggctcagacactttgtagagaggaatttaacacaactgcctctaggagtcgccaatggaaataaaacagacacgcacaaaaaatgtgcgtacgcctgccagaaagctgccgtgaacctgtgcaaattcccacgttcagttcattgttagtaaatccaaacgtgagcgattctgagcgtgaaacctggcgtacgcaaagtttttgtgcgtacgcagcgttgatacatgaggcccctggttatTTTTGGAATATGGTTAAAGAAAATTGTCGTCAATATAAACGTTTCAGTCTCTCTCTATTTTTATCTTAAATGATTTTTCTGATATCAAGCTTAATAAGCGAGTGTTTTTAGCTGGCATGACAGTAGCCAAGAAAATAGTTGCAACAAGATGGAAGCTTCCACATTCTCTTAATCATCATCACTGGATTCTTATTATTGATATTTGGAAATGTCCACGGCTCACATCCATGGTGCAAAAGAGAACACCATCTGACTTTGGGCACATACCTTGGACAAacttaaatgtttacaaatttgAATCAAGGAGACATCAAAAAGCAGAAACTTCTGGTTCCAGGCCCCATaatttttttccccttctttattaattttatctatatatatttttttcctttttatagtaatttaaggtTCCCTGTTTGGGCTTCTAATACCTGCCCTCATTGTCGTAGACCTCTCTCAGCACGGTTTTGAATACCTGTTTCTATTTGTCTATTatcatacttttatttatttatttattttcaactgCCTTAATTTTACCCTTACCTTTAACCTTAAATACAGATTTGTTTTTTAGTTTgggaatttgttttatttatatgtatttatgtgtgtatatgtatatatcaatttatttcattatttttatttgttttagtatgtCCTTGTCATTACTCTtcagtttttcctttttattgACACTATTGTTGTTAATGTTGgcactattattaatactattattttacAACCTGTATATTGGTATTACAGTACATGTATAAATATGCAGTTTGCTATATGCTAATTGTTTACGATTTTTCtgtgttcaaaaaataaaaacaaaaaaaaaattggatgaaAAAAATTTAAGAGCACAACCAAGTAGGCTAAACAAAACAGATCATGTAAAAGTAGAAATAAGCATGATGAGATGACATTAGTGGACAAACCAGCAAACTGACCCACATTGTATAACATCTGAAaggttgttttggtcattctataaTACCTTAGCCAAAGTCCTTCATCAAAATAGTTCGGCATTATTACCTCCAATATCTTGAGTAACTTATTTGCTCACATAGCTGCAGAAAATGCTCAAAATACCAGGTTATCCTTTTCACATTTTCCAGGCTGATATGCATCAGGGACCCAATTACAGCACTTAAATATGCCTGATTGTAATATTTACAGGTGAGAAGGCCAGGAAAGCAAAACACTTGAGTCTACCAGTAGCGCCAGCATTGCTATGTCACTGGCGGTGTATTGAGCTCAATTGTCAGCAGGCAGGCATGTGTCTGGGCATGATGCGGATACCCCCCACCCCTCCCAGCAGTTCATCAGGCTGGTATGCTGGGCTCATATCGGTTACATCATGGGCAGCCTGTACCTGAGCGTGCATCTGCTTATTGAATTAAGATGAGGGGGTGCCAAGAGATGAGTTTAGCATGTGTGACCATGGTGAGAGCTAGTAATTGATTTCACACTTATGCGCTGGAGGTATAGTTGGTGTCTCCTAAAACTGACATCAAACAGACTGCCGGCCGAGAGTTTCTCACAAACCACCATGCTAGAAAGTTTGACACTCAAATAAGGTCCTCGTGTTTTTAAAAACGTACCCTCATAGGTGACGAAAAAAAATGTGAAGATgaattattttgataatttataaTGTGTAAGtactaattatatataaatagattgctggctttaaacattcattcattttccttcagcgtaatctctttattaatcagaggtcaccacagcgaaatggaccacttatccagcatatgttttatacagcgtatgctcttccagctgaaacccagactgggaaacacccatacactcatttacacactacAGAAAAAtatagtttatccaattcacctatagcgcatgtctttggactctgggggaaaaaggaactggtccagccggggctcgaaccagcgaccttcttgcttgctGCTacttgacagtgctaaccactgagccaccatgaacAAAGCTTCCATTTTCTAAGGTAAGTTAATGCagttaaaaacaattaacaattactttttatactgTTGTTAACATTGGTTAATACTGTTACTTCATATTAGCTCAGGCGCATTGCTAACACCTTTTCTAATTTTTAAATTACCATTAAGACTAATgaatgctaaataaatattttttccagtTTTCATGTTAAATAACATAGTCGGttagtattaataaaaaataaacttactgaaAGTGTTAAACTTATGTCACAACAGActttaaggcttttttttttgggCATTACAATGATCATGATATGTATTACAgcatctttttaaaaacatccattcaataaatcagttaataataataaatcaattgaaagcatacaatttattttttactttcctacattgcaacattttttaatttatgtttttaattcagcTATCTTCTAGTGGGCTCATGGTTTCAAATGATATGAATTCACAGATTAAGCTGCGGTAACACTAGGCCTTGGCCACACAAATGTCTACAGGAGATAAAACAGTACAATGTATACTGTATAAGATTGGGTTGTTCAAATAACGATACTAGTATCTATCTAAAATACTCGTCGGTACAGCAAAAAGTGTGGAAAACAAAAAAACCAACACTGGCTCATTCGGAAAACGtaactctatatacatttctgcagaaccccaaatacatcccaagagctacatttttttatttttttgcagtttttgttttcgcgaatccacccaaggccgatgtgtatgctttttgaaatctcaaattgTTCTTgagagtgccatttgcacctgctcttcttaaatccaccagaggtcgctgtcgactgactgactgaccgattgactgacccaccctacaccttccctaaacccaaccaatagtgttttcaaaaggatcgattgacccgcccacccacttccctaaacccaaccgacagttttaaaaagcaatccagataaagaaaagccctcacctgtttttaccacatttttagattttaccaaattctctccctgttatttatttgtttattttatttttttggcttttgtttttgtcgtacccgctttctggaatcgttctttgccagactctaaccttgttgtcatggtcaactcctctttgcaaGTCTTttcaagtctgccaacgtacatgTCAAGCTGCCagataaactggtaacagtgagaaaaccgtccacacggaggtaagtggccagctggtaagcacaaaaagacagcgtcataccaccccaaagtgatcattttaaatatggaatgcagccgtacgtacttctggctacataattcgcaatcttcagaaatgtatatagggccacgttttcagaatgagcctatgttgcagaAAACAGTAAACCGATCCGATACcatctttttaaatgacaaatatgcCAGCTAGCTTAGCTTAACAGAGCAAACCCAGAGTCAGTCTGATTTTTATACAGTAACTGTACAActtacatagattttttttgtgtttgatttgTGGCTGAACTTAATTCTTTAAAGTACAGTAACGTTGAACGTCTAGTAATAAAAACACTGTATGTATAGTCtgaagcagggccggagtgggactccttttcagccctggagtttcaagcctcagaccagcccacttcagttcacgactgactatattaaaataaggacatttccaattcagtttctaatcatagtacactatcacgtctttttttttaaaaacagctgctttagaactttaaatgttcaacgaccctaacagtattatgtcttaacaataaaaaaaataaataaaaaaaaagatactcagacgaggatcaaacccgggtctgCAATGTCGTAatctaacatgctaaccactgaaccacaacAGCTGTGCAATAAGAGGTGGCTCGTCTAAGTTATATAATCATTAaccaggctgcgagaaaatagataaagaGAGCAGCGCTGCTGTAAAATAAtcaataagaagactgtggtcaagtaaaaaaaaaaatttaatttaaaaagtgtgactgctgagagcaacagattctggagctagggacaccggcccttgcggccaaaaaacggaccggcccaccgggaattctcccggtcctcccgattagccaatccgggcctggtctgAAGCAAACCATCGATTTATTCTGTCAATTTATACAGGGCTAGTTGTATACACAACTGTTTCTACACACACGATAACGGTTAAGTACCCGGTATCTACAGCTTAGCTTAGCTATATTTTGCAGTAGCTTGAAAGCTGCTGAGTTACATAAGATACAATGTAGTTTTTTCAGTAGCTAGCTACTTTGTCAGCAAGTAGTGGGGAAGCTACTACTTACTTACACCCAGGGCCGTTTATATTCAAGTTGCTGGGTGTTTTCGTTTACGAGGTAGGTTGTTAGCCCAAcctgaacatacacacatacattacgaacaatttaacttacccaattcatctatagcgcatgtctttggacttgtgggggaaaatggaacacctggaggaaacccatgcgaaaatagggagaatatacaaactctaaacagaaatgccatctgacccaccCGGATGTAaggcgacagctctacccacTGCGCAACCATGCCACCactactattttttatatttctaaccATATAACAACTTTGCCGTTGCTTTGAATCTCGATTAGCCAATTGTATGTTATGTGTGCACACGAGTGCAAACAAAATCAACAATTTGCTGCCTGCAGTTCAACCGACGGCCACTGGTGTCGCTAATAACAAGGATTTCTGAACTATACATACCACCCGTTTTTATGATCGTGCCAAATTGATATACTTATAAATGAGCAGTTATACTGACACGCAATAAATAATGAATACCTCAAGTGGGTTCAACATACATCTCAGGGCACTTAAAAAGAGACATGACCTAGCTCTCTAAATATTCCTGCCAGATTTAAGCAGAAAACATAGAGGTGCCGCCGTGGAAGGCAGTGATTTATAGCATTTGCGCGCAGGGATTAAATTTCAGCTCCCGTTCTGCCCACAAAACTGTGGTAATGTGTCTAAACACAGCGTCACCTGATAGCAGGGATCATCTGCAGTCTGACAGGCACCCCCTCCTTTACTGCTTCCCACATAGGTACACCTGGTGTTATtcagtacatacacacacacacatagagggaGAAAGGTAAAAAGAGATAAACCTCTGCCTTAGGGAGGGAATCTTTACCCGCATTCAGGTTACAGGATTGGGTTATGACTATTGTGTATGTAATAACCAGCTAAATAGCTCCCGTCCTCTGATTACAACGGTGTTTGGGGCAAAGACTAATGTCGGCCCGTTTCTGAGCAGTGTGGGAGTCTCACAGGGTGGAGACGCAAACACTGGGTTATGAAACATGCTCAATACTACAGGTTTGATTTATCAACTTGAAGGGATAATTCAgccaaaaataatacataattctgTCCTGACAGAGGAGATCAGAATTAGAAAACAGCCTACAGTTTCCTAAATTTCAAGGTCATAGCTTTAGGAGTTAAAGAGCAGAGAAAGTTACATATCTTCTTGGGCACAGAATTAAAAAGAGAGCACTGctcaaaattagagaacacttTCAGATACTTCACAGCTATTAGTGCAAATTTGGCACCCAGTGCTCATTTTCTTAATTAtctgaaaaatacttatttaaatggacagtttacccaaaactgaaatttggctcacaatttactcaccctcaagtggtttcaaacctttaacagtttctttcttttattgtaCTTAACAAATACTATAggagaagtcaatggttacaggtttccaacttttttcaaaatatcttcttttatgttcagcagaaaaaaatatactcaaacaggtttgtgacaagtagaGAGTGGGTAAACTATGGTGTCAATCTAAggccatatatacagttgagttcagaattattagccccctttgaatatttttttcttataattatttcccaaattatgtttaacagagcaaggaaatttttacagtatgtctgatagtattttttcttctggagaaagttttaggTGTTTTATtctgactagaataaaagcagtttttaatttttttaaaccattttaaggtcaaaattattagccccttcaagctatatttttttccgatagacagaacaaaccatcattttacaataacttgcctaattaccctaccctgcctagttgacctaattaacctagttaagcctttgactgtcattttaagctgtatagaagtgtcttgaaaaatatctactcaaatattttgtactgtcatcttgacaaagataaaataattttttcttctatagtctttcttctgataaacaaataaagatatactgaagaattagagaaaaaacagccattgattcCCATAGTATTTTCTTAATCCCACTTTCAATGTTAATGGCTTTTtctcccaacattcttcagaagatcttgttttgtgttcagaaaaGAAATTCATAGAAGTTTAGACATTTTCATTTGAGGGTGAACTCTTTCTTTGATTAACAATTGCTAATAGCTTGTGAATAATGGGTGTTTTGCACTCATTTGCACTTTATGCATCATGGCATAACTCAACTGCAGTTTAACAGTTATTGAGGTTTTAAGTAGTCTAAACAATACATTAAACAATAGTATGGTGGTTCAGAAATGTTTTTGTACCGTAATTTACATAAACAACCcatacaatatatcatttcaaacaacgaaaaatgttattaaaagtcactttagCAAAAGCTTTTTAACAGTTAAATTGTTGGAGCAgaggttttaaaatttaaataattgaagtagtttttgagtggttgctaggcagttgctaaggtgttgctaggtggttgctaaggtgttctgagttgtTGCTAGGCAGCTGCTAAGGCGTTGCAAGGGGGTTCCAggtagttgttaaggtgttgctatgcggttgcttgggtgttctaggtggttactatggcgttgctaggtggttgctagggtgttctaggtggttgctatggcattgctaggctgttgctatggtgttctagatgattactaaggtgttgctagacagttgctaaggtgttctgagtggttgctatgtggttgctaaggtgttgctaggcagctgatatagtgttctgagtggttgctaggcagttgctaacataaattaccatgtttctagcataaattagcaacataaattaccatgtttctagcataaattagcatgttgttagcatggttctagtaagaattagcatgttgctagtatgtttctagtataaactagcatattaggatgaatttagtatgaattagtatGGATTTGTATGTCATTAGCatgaattggtatgttgttagtatatcctatgtaaagtcaatggcagttttttacaatgcaagttaatgggacagttgctagggtcagttttcggaaaaccgtaggtcggatcagttggaaaagatatagcaacccgaatCAGAAcagtttggagttagtttggtaGTTGTTGTATGAACGttctaggaggagatgcatatagaaattagtctcagGGAGAAGTTTATGTAGTacaacagtatgttggctttctcaaggaTGGAAAACACTCCTGAATTATGAACTACACGCatcttcattaaaataaaataaaacatcaccgTTTTAACAAGAGAtcgaaatttttttttaaactgcacaCTGATGCccatttttacaagtttaagcATTTTAAGACCAACCCAATGCTGTTGTAAATTAATGGCCAAATTTTAGTTGAAAATAGTGTAATGTAAATGTGCCCTTATGGAGTTCTTCATCAATATCACAGGTTTTAggcataaatatttacattagatgtcgcctacgctgTGGTTGTCTATTGGATGGAATGCATCaacagagccgccattttagtacagggtagcactcctttgaaattattgtaggaccaaggtgcagtggaggactgtccATCCAGAGTCaagagatatatacacatatacatttatCTATGATAGTGAGTTTTTCTGGTGGTCTGTATGCAACGatcttttaaattcaaattatcATTTTGCTTTACTCTTCTACatcgatggataagtgaccgcacAGGCATTGCCAACAAAgagcgtgtttgtgtgcatgaaaaTGAACTATCcactctccctgttaaatttgatctaaacCATGTCCTGAAACTCCCCCCCCCAACTGCTTTCACTTCTTATTCTAACACAGCGAGtgatttgtttgtaaatgaatctccaatatgaacgactcgttccctttgccgacaataatacaagtttctagcaccgcagcatcttgttgtcatatttcattatattgtttgctgattttattcaacaaaactagcatatgCCTAGTATtaagtgcgagttggtgctactttgccttatggtcagtgcagtaagtgacagtattatcatcaataacgttacttgtttagcacaaaagtgcgtaaaacatacaaaaacataaaacatttatttatttatttatttttttggcacacttacCAGACTCATGGTCCCATATACAGTAGTCAGGCGAGTCTTCAAAGTAGACCAGGTCATTTTTGTTAGGCCTCTTTAACATCCTGTATGCGCTGGTGAAGCCCGTCCCATATTGGTTCATCACCACCTGAATGGCGTTGTTGTATTTTTTGCGAAGATAGTCACCCGTCTGCCTGAAGTCAGCCATGGCTAACCAGCAGGTGCGGACGTTGCATGAGCCACTGACACCATGACACTTACACTCCAGATTCATAAAGCGCTTCACCGCCtgagaaaaaagaaaaggaaattaGAGTAAAAACAGTATATAaccagcattattattatttagcattgCCAACACAGGTTCATTGAGAAAATGTGCCCAGGCATACATTTCTGAAAGCCGAGAAATATGTGCTTTGTGGTACATAATAGCTGCATTTTGTGAGCAAAACGAATGCTACGGACGaacatatggatggcttttccagcGTGACTAGTGTACTTTGGTAGATCACCAGCATTTGAGTCTGGCCAAGGATGGTTCCAGAAACCAGATAAAACGTAAGCCTAAACAAAGAGCAATGTGACGCCGTAGTAAAAGCatctagtttgcttttgaaaacactacgggtagggtttagggaaggggcggATGGGTGAGTATTAAGCTAATATATTTTCTCACAAGCCAGAAAGACATTGAGAGATGGCCAAAAACGTACACAGCAATCTCTAATAGGGTTGTCGCGAtgctggaattcgataccaaccGGTACttaggtttttaaaaagtaaatttccCGCGAACATTTAAGCAATGtagagcacattcttaaacagcactaatttgccattgtgttcacgtgctcaacagaaattactgtgattacctgggaaggtcatcagttcaccgaactcactgaTTTTTACTgcatgtaaacacagatacaaggTCACTGGAGCGATTTAAAGAcatgtcgatcagctggtttgtcgaTAAGCTGGCATAAGAGCGATGCGCTGATGAATCGTGGCTTTAAAACTATTCAgtatccctgtatctgtggttgcactcagtaaacagcggatagtttggtgaactgatgaccttcacgactaatcataataatttctgttgagcacatgaacacaatggcaactCAGCGTTTATTTAAGAATGTGCTCCAGAGCACTGAAATGTTtgtgggaaatggatgttttttaaACTTCAAGACcgattggtatcaaattccagtattgtgacaaccctagcctctagtggatttatgagAAATGGAACTTAGGCcgcagagtttaccaagcttgaactttgcaatgcagcgaacaGCGAAACTTAGGCGCTTAGCCCTAGCCGCACTTAGAAACTTAGCCCTAGCCGCACGagcttgtgtttccggtctgTCATATTCGCATACGTATGAATGGACATCTATGGGGTGAAATGTGTATTGTGACTGTGGCTTTATTAGAAAATGTGCCTCCAgtaaaacatttgagatgttccAAAATGTACAtggtggcctctagtggatttgtgaaaacaaaatatgcAAGAAAACGTTGTCCAGATTTTTCAGTTCTCAAAAACTTAGACCTGggcacatacagttgaattcagaattattaaccctcctgaattattagctcccctgtatattttccccaattcctgtttaacggaaagaagaaaaaaagaataaatgcttttattctagccaaaataaaacaaataatttctccagaagaaaacatatggTAGGAATTAGggaatactgtgagaaattcctggctctgttaaacatcctttgggaaatatttgaaaaagaaaatcacagaagggcttatcattttgtcttcaactgtgtttccattgagcctgggttggtcaTTGCAGTATTGTTACCTTCCTCCCTGCTCGGTTGTTGTGCAGGTTCATGAGTGCCCGGGCATCTCTCTCTTTCCTCTCTTTGGCATCAATGAAGACCTGGGTGAACTTGATGGCATGGTCAACGTGATCACTGCAGCCCCCCCAGTCAAAAGCTCCCTTGGCATCGCGGGATGAGCCTTTTTTTCCAGGGTCACATGAGCAGTTTTCCAGCTCACCCTGACTGCACGCCCTGGTCAATGTGTAGACCATACCAGCTGAGGAGATGGCATAGACAAAAGCTGCCTCACGACTGCCTGAAAAAAGAACCAAAGAAAGACTAAGACTAAGACTCTTAgctcaataaaatattaatttgctgcttattattagTTAGGTGGGATTAGGTATTGGTTAGGAttaaggatgtagaataagatcatactatgaatacaaataaacagccaatatcctaATAATAAGCTGGGAATGAGCCAGTAGTTTATAGTGGGAATTGGTACTagtactaaagtgttaccaaaaaaatttatataaatctAGCAGAGTTGGTAACAGGTTGGTTGCCAggtatatatttcatatatttcatgcagcagatgctcttccagccgcaacacaacactgggaaacacccaaacactctcattcacacccatacactatggccaatttagttcattcaattcacctatagagcatatcactggacttgtgggggaaaccggagcacctggaggaaacccatgtgaacacagggagaacatgcaaactccacacagaaccagctacattcttggtgtgaggtgatcgtgctacccactgcaccaccgtgacgcccatattagatcagttttaaattttatttaatttaaatttatttaaataagaaattaacctagttactttcactttcatgttttttaactatacagcaaccaacaccatcagtcacagaaccacaattagt contains:
- the wnt2 gene encoding protein Wnt-2 precursor; its protein translation is MNFLPNGICFYLSVAICWFSSRVDASWWYMGTLGSQVMCDNIPGLINKQRQLCRQHPKVMQAIGAGIKNWIGECQHQFRTHRWNCNTMAREHNLFGRLLHRSSREAAFVYAISSAGMVYTLTRACSQGELENCSCDPGKKGSSRDAKGAFDWGGCSDHVDHAIKFTQVFIDAKERKERDARALMNLHNNRAGRKAVKRFMNLECKCHGVSGSCNVRTCWLAMADFRQTGDYLRKKYNNAIQVVMNQYGTGFTSAYRMLKRPNKNDLVYFEDSPDYCIWDHESGSVGTGGRVCNRTSRGTDSCEVMCCGRGYDTSRVSRTTKCECKFQWCCAVHCRDCQEEVDVHTCKTQS